The sequence GACGAGGCGGCCAAATTTCAGTCCGGCGACTTCTCAGACCCCGAGGCAATCCATGGATCAGCAATGCCAGGCCTGGCTGTTCTTCAGGAGCGCTTCGACGAGGTCGACGTGGCCTTACTCCCGCACCGGGCCGGCGCAACCCTGACCTATACAGCCACAGACGCTGACGTCATCGGCGCGATCCACGCCTGGTTCGACGCTCAAGTTGCCGATCACGGTTCTCACGCTGAGCACGCTGACGAGTAGCTCACCCCTAACCGACCATCGACACCAACCCCTCTACGACGTGACGTAGTAGTTCAACCTTCACAACGTATGATGACCTCCATGCCTTCGCGACTCCGACTCTCACTCGTCGCATTCGCTGTTGCCCTTGTGGCGGGAGCTTGCGGCTCAGACAGTCAGTCGGTCGAATCCGCAGAAGACAGCAGTCTTGTCGCAGCAACGGCCTCTGGCGGCCAAATCGACTTCGGATCGCTGGAAGGAACCGACACGGTC is a genomic window of Rhodothermales bacterium containing:
- a CDS encoding aspartate carbamoyltransferase, which codes for DEAAKFQSGDFSDPEAIHGSAMPGLAVLQERFDEVDVALLPHRAGATLTYTATDADVIGAIHAWFDAQVADHGSHAEHADE